A single window of Desulfovibrio sp. UIB00 DNA harbors:
- a CDS encoding alpha/beta fold hydrolase — protein MSELSPWLIFDRLPDPDDLILFCLHFAGGQAAVFRQWQENAPQGTAICRVQLPGHGTRMNEPLLSDMESVLDGLLHASSPWLGQRFAFFGHSMGGTIAAEWAIRLQEENMPLPQCLFISASEPAHKHWWPPCSDLPTDAFRSFIFSNGGIPREVMEHEELMEIFEPILRADYALLESWAPKPVRSIHVPIVAFAGMDDTVVPQPVVREWKRFAASAWELRHIPGGHFFIQTHAELVMSSTFDCLTKLNEGALE, from the coding sequence ATGTCTGAGTTGAGCCCCTGGCTTATCTTTGATCGTTTGCCGGACCCGGATGACCTGATTCTTTTCTGCCTGCACTTTGCAGGAGGGCAGGCGGCTGTTTTTCGGCAGTGGCAGGAAAATGCGCCGCAGGGCACAGCCATTTGCCGGGTGCAGCTGCCCGGGCACGGCACGCGCATGAATGAGCCGCTCCTGTCGGACATGGAATCGGTACTGGATGGGCTGCTGCATGCGTCCAGCCCCTGGCTGGGTCAGCGATTTGCGTTTTTCGGGCATTCCATGGGCGGCACCATTGCCGCTGAATGGGCCATTCGGCTTCAGGAGGAAAACATGCCTTTGCCGCAGTGCCTTTTTATCAGCGCCTCGGAACCTGCGCACAAGCACTGGTGGCCTCCGTGCAGCGATTTGCCAACAGATGCGTTCAGATCGTTCATTTTCAGCAATGGGGGCATCCCGCGCGAAGTCATGGAGCATGAGGAACTGATGGAAATATTCGAGCCCATTCTTCGTGCGGACTACGCCCTGCTTGAAAGCTGGGCTCCAAAACCAGTGCGTTCCATCCATGTTCCCATTGTGGCCTTTGCCGGTATGGATGACACCGTGGTTCCACAACCGGTGGTGCGCGAGTGGAAGCGCTTTGCGGCTTCTGCATGGGAACTGCGGCATATACCGGGCGGACATTTTTTTATTCAGACACATGCGGAGCTGGTGATGTCCAGCACTTTTGACTGCCTGACAAAATTGAATGAAGGAGCGCTGGAATGA
- a CDS encoding non-ribosomal peptide synthetase: protein MTKWNEDRPDAVAVIGAAARFPGAVSLDAFWDAVRTGRNCTTDTAIEDLRAGGVPDADLGVDGYITAMGRLDDVMAFDAGFFGISAHETELIDPQQRKFLECAYEALESAGYAPGVTENRVGVYASASHSSYLPSAILGAGTARVTEALQMAIGNDRDYLATRISNLLDLTGPSLTVQTACSSSLTAIHLACQSLLAGECDMALAGGVSITLPQMDGYRHREGLILSRSGVCRPFDAQADGTVNGNGVGVVLLKPLDAALRDGDAIHAIVRGTAVNNDGASKVGYTAPSVHGEAAAVAEALGVSCVLSEKIEFISTHGTATAIGDPIEIEALTRALETSKREYCTLGAIKANIGHLDAAAGIAGFMVAMLALEKAELPPIANFCSPNPALRLNETPFVIRKTATRWTNATRYAMANAFGFGGTNVSIVLESAPEVAEPNKYDDDGPFILPLSAHTQSALDALVDIWRQYAAQCPHLSHACWTAACRRSHRAYRMTFVGKSRAELVAALAAYPQKNVLVQNAQENTAIEAVMPAATLLQSLCHKFGNARETIGQYAAEAAMDLETALGQQKFCADALDKFCQAIGVEPLALRLTGAPDAGAPLLQFLQHVASAYASGKQIGWDHLLDGRLTRIPLTPFCRATYCHALAQRREHVPHDPVEAAQAAAARMAVTAGHVLEPHMLVEREALLENLCAGAVARAFARLGFPSRATVAQALEAMRIPPQFSQLVERLLLALHEKGLLRRDGDFYHDLAQVSEAAFSELEAETQPVWEAWGAMESVVLSTAERLPDLLTGQLDLRETFMPRGNLSGARRVYSELPNSVYFNALVREHVREWLEKTASGEAVRIFEIGGGTAATAERILPLLPPDRSTYMFTDVSPVFLKQAKQRFSEYGFLRTGLFNMEEQPEIQGFETGIYDIVIAANVLHAAKDLSVAVRHAASLLRPGGMLLLYEITRANFLGEITTGLLLPDIKDCAVRGIQPMASNKTWESVLAASGFGDIQILPHDDQAEAALPDRVLSARYLTNNVKAGAVLPAGCTYQTVWEPRDITGNGAELGRILLLATHEDASPFAAEAKKRGLALTLVPAECTVADLREWTDGQALCTVLDARALSETTHSTNCAEQERLCGGMLDLLSLFTARELGGTKWQWATLTKGAARTVLHPAQATYWGMNRVVSMGHPELGLRQFDLADASAGTISTLFDLLESGESEDLNAIDGGQWLVPRLERRVIADFPPCGKTPDTTGWQVIVGGLGGIGMALARELVSQGFLRIALLSRRAPGQEELQAIAEIEKSGAQGASLICVQADVTDYSALELAAAHLESQAAIRAVYHCAVVKRVSGADERDPWPAFWQIMAPKVLGAWNLHRLSEERKLTLDRMVFFSSSVSIAPPYSLPHYVAANTYLDALALWRRNQGLPALSISWGAWKDIGTVSDPAQTDHLRNGGLYGFSPAEGMALLNAVLGRDTAHLGVMKVDWSRLLRQYGERVPAYFSRFCSRGAAQSVMPSEHGVNTTNPVAERSHILSSLRSASGENERRSMLEAWLKERFAALLKTGAESVDRTASLFDLGVDSLMFIEMTDGLEKDLDIKISPSSLLQNFTVENIAAKLLPDLKLGSNTASPLAELFIPEPHKRYEPFSLTDVQRAYWIGRRQEMALGNTACQGYIEFDCENLDVERLQRAWLRLIARHDTLRTVIGEDGLQRVLEHAPDFSIAAHDLTGLTDAERNEALAGIRGRLSHKVHDPMLWPLFDVEVSLLSGSMRRLHVLMDNVVMDGRSISILLAEWAALYHNPDHPLPPEEISFRDYISALERYRKTEAYQQAEAYWDAEAKLLPPAPELPLAKQPECIEKPRFARHDYRMAPDLWQALKVAAGRHGVTFSSVLLTAYADVLGLWSRSSSLTVNAPVFTRLPFHRAVNNVLGEFTSSILVRCETGRGMPFADKVKAVQQRVFDGLKYCQVSGVEVMRRKIRDGASSRSVRMPVVFTSTFGLAKKADTGFASSIEGFSSLGREVFNISQTPQVWIDNHVHDRDGTLSIYWDVVEELFPAGMIASMFAAYCGTLERLAKDDAAWMADVPAEFEVKVEQPLPLKEKAQLLHAGFVRNAAQYPNRTAVVDADRVMTYGELFREAVTLAGRIAALITPNSHEIPLVAVALPRGHQQAVAVLAVLFAGAAYVPIDPDWPLPRRKAVLDEARPACVVSLMGEDEANWNSLPLCPVLDLVAENCGQPMALDALLRTDPGSLAYVIFTSGTTGVPKGVMMSHAAAMVTIDEINRRFCVTERDRVLALSALTFDLSVYDFFGIWAAGGGVVMLRESTIRRPDVWRALMEQHGVTVWNSVPMFWQMLLESGEIPQTPPRLAFLSGDNIPVSLPAESAKQFPTTHMVSLGGATEAGIWSICHEMAPDDPQPGWQSIPYGKALAGQSFQVRHEDMRICPEHVAGELYIGGAALALGYLHNPELTAARFVHSPSGGERLYKTGDMGVRHADGAIEFLGRLDTQVKVGGFRIELGDVEAALATLPDVALCAAVLAGAGQLAAFVVPANTSSAPTAEVLQKALGETLPRYMVPALIRVVDRMPLTSNGKIDRRALAELAGQAVARAQGAVPYSTSSYSSSEAMLCDVWREVLGVPVAPADNVFALGADSLGAVRAEALVKKRYGLKLPLQTVFDHPVVNEMANCLDERLLPDVGTLRSSASSEVLFCLGDAVTDGSSFHDLARYWPLGSVKTVSVMPMKSDTLETAVARLCRHISLAQPQGPLRVAGYCAGGLLAWLVAEHLQEMGRVVDRLVLIDCMPLPPGIHNNTSMLEGIVLGMAGHSSPELLENLGGLCALLEGAEYKKTAVPSAFVESQEIVGQGQGFEFWRNRAGLLHKIPSPGTHADCLKRKQLLVWLGEFVDWFETAGEAQHV, encoded by the coding sequence ATGACCAAGTGGAATGAAGACAGGCCTGATGCCGTTGCAGTTATCGGAGCAGCGGCGCGTTTCCCGGGGGCTGTATCGCTCGATGCTTTTTGGGATGCCGTGCGGACTGGTCGTAATTGTACCACAGATACCGCAATTGAGGATTTGAGGGCCGGAGGCGTTCCCGATGCCGACCTCGGTGTGGATGGCTACATTACAGCCATGGGCCGTCTTGATGATGTAATGGCCTTTGATGCCGGTTTTTTTGGTATAAGCGCTCACGAGACGGAGTTGATAGACCCGCAGCAGCGCAAGTTTCTCGAATGCGCATACGAGGCTCTGGAAAGTGCGGGTTATGCGCCGGGCGTCACCGAAAACCGTGTGGGGGTCTACGCTTCTGCCAGTCACAGCAGTTATCTGCCTTCGGCTATCCTTGGCGCGGGAACCGCCCGCGTGACGGAAGCATTGCAAATGGCCATTGGCAATGACAGGGATTACCTTGCCACGCGTATTTCCAATCTTCTTGATCTCACCGGCCCCAGCCTTACTGTGCAGACGGCCTGCTCCTCGTCGCTTACCGCCATACACCTGGCCTGCCAGAGCCTGCTTGCGGGCGAATGCGATATGGCGCTGGCTGGTGGGGTGTCCATAACCTTGCCCCAGATGGACGGATACCGACACAGGGAAGGGCTTATTCTTTCGCGCAGCGGCGTATGCCGTCCTTTTGACGCGCAGGCAGATGGAACCGTCAACGGCAACGGCGTAGGGGTCGTCCTGCTTAAGCCGCTTGATGCGGCGCTCAGGGATGGGGATGCCATCCATGCCATTGTGCGCGGAACCGCCGTCAACAATGACGGAGCCAGCAAGGTGGGCTATACGGCTCCGTCTGTTCATGGCGAGGCTGCGGCTGTAGCCGAAGCTCTTGGGGTAAGTTGCGTTTTGTCAGAGAAAATAGAATTCATTTCCACTCACGGCACCGCAACGGCAATAGGAGATCCCATTGAGATAGAGGCCCTTACGCGCGCCCTTGAAACCTCCAAAAGGGAATACTGCACACTTGGCGCTATAAAGGCCAATATTGGACATCTTGATGCAGCGGCAGGCATAGCGGGTTTCATGGTGGCCATGCTGGCTCTTGAAAAGGCGGAGTTGCCGCCGATTGCCAATTTTTGCTCGCCCAATCCTGCCTTGCGGTTGAACGAAACCCCCTTTGTTATCAGAAAAACCGCAACCCGCTGGACGAATGCCACACGCTACGCCATGGCCAATGCGTTTGGTTTTGGCGGGACCAACGTTTCCATCGTGCTTGAATCTGCGCCAGAAGTGGCTGAACCCAATAAATATGACGATGATGGGCCGTTTATACTGCCGCTTTCAGCCCACACCCAAAGCGCGCTGGATGCGCTGGTGGATATATGGCGGCAGTACGCCGCTCAGTGCCCTCACCTGTCGCACGCCTGCTGGACAGCAGCCTGCCGCCGCAGCCACCGGGCCTACCGTATGACTTTTGTGGGTAAATCCCGCGCGGAGCTTGTGGCCGCGCTTGCAGCGTATCCGCAAAAAAATGTCCTTGTGCAGAATGCGCAGGAAAACACCGCTATCGAGGCTGTAATGCCTGCCGCAACGCTGCTTCAAAGTCTTTGCCACAAGTTTGGCAATGCGCGTGAGACCATTGGACAGTATGCTGCCGAGGCCGCAATGGATCTGGAAACTGCTCTTGGGCAGCAGAAATTTTGCGCCGATGCGCTGGATAAATTTTGTCAGGCCATTGGAGTCGAACCATTGGCATTGCGACTCACAGGTGCACCCGATGCGGGTGCACCTCTGCTGCAATTTTTGCAGCATGTTGCCAGCGCCTATGCTTCTGGCAAACAGATAGGCTGGGATCACCTGCTTGACGGACGGCTTACGCGTATTCCACTCACGCCCTTTTGTCGGGCGACTTACTGCCATGCGCTTGCGCAGCGGCGGGAACATGTTCCGCATGACCCGGTAGAAGCCGCGCAGGCGGCAGCAGCGCGCATGGCTGTAACAGCGGGGCATGTTCTTGAACCACATATGTTGGTGGAACGCGAGGCTCTGCTGGAGAATCTGTGCGCGGGCGCAGTGGCACGGGCCTTTGCCAGGCTGGGATTCCCCAGCAGGGCAACGGTTGCCCAAGCGCTTGAAGCCATGCGTATTCCCCCCCAGTTCTCGCAGCTTGTAGAAAGGCTGCTTCTGGCCCTGCACGAAAAAGGTCTGCTGCGTCGCGATGGGGATTTTTATCATGATCTTGCGCAAGTATCGGAAGCGGCATTCAGCGAGCTAGAGGCAGAAACGCAACCCGTCTGGGAAGCCTGGGGGGCAATGGAATCCGTAGTTCTTTCCACTGCGGAACGCTTGCCCGATCTGCTGACAGGGCAGCTTGACCTGCGGGAAACATTCATGCCCAGAGGCAACCTGAGCGGAGCGCGCAGGGTGTATTCCGAACTGCCCAATTCCGTATATTTCAACGCTCTTGTGCGGGAGCATGTGCGCGAATGGCTTGAAAAAACGGCATCGGGAGAGGCTGTACGCATTTTTGAAATAGGCGGTGGAACAGCCGCCACAGCCGAACGTATCTTGCCTCTGTTGCCGCCAGACAGATCCACATACATGTTTACCGATGTGTCGCCCGTGTTTCTCAAACAGGCAAAGCAGCGGTTTTCAGAATATGGATTCTTGCGCACCGGTCTGTTCAACATGGAAGAGCAGCCGGAAATTCAGGGATTTGAGACGGGCATCTATGACATCGTCATAGCAGCAAACGTACTGCACGCCGCCAAAGACCTGAGCGTTGCCGTAAGGCATGCAGCCTCACTGCTGCGCCCTGGCGGCATGCTGCTTCTGTATGAGATAACCCGTGCCAATTTTTTGGGTGAGATAACCACGGGGCTTTTGCTGCCTGATATCAAGGATTGCGCTGTCCGTGGCATCCAGCCCATGGCCTCCAATAAAACATGGGAGTCTGTGCTCGCTGCCAGCGGCTTTGGCGATATCCAGATTTTGCCGCATGACGATCAGGCGGAGGCGGCCCTGCCGGACAGGGTGCTTTCGGCCCGGTATCTGACCAATAACGTCAAGGCAGGAGCGGTGCTTCCTGCCGGGTGCACCTATCAGACGGTTTGGGAACCAAGGGATATTACGGGCAATGGTGCCGAGCTGGGCAGAATTCTATTGTTGGCAACCCATGAGGATGCCTCACCGTTTGCGGCAGAGGCCAAAAAACGCGGCCTGGCGCTTACGCTTGTTCCGGCAGAATGCACGGTGGCAGACCTGCGGGAGTGGACAGATGGGCAGGCCCTCTGCACCGTGCTTGACGCAAGAGCCCTGAGCGAAACAACGCACAGCACAAACTGCGCGGAGCAAGAGCGCCTTTGCGGTGGAATGCTCGACCTGCTATCGCTGTTTACCGCCAGAGAACTGGGCGGAACAAAATGGCAATGGGCTACATTGACCAAGGGGGCCGCGCGCACTGTGCTGCATCCTGCCCAGGCCACCTATTGGGGAATGAACCGTGTTGTGTCCATGGGCCATCCGGAACTGGGGCTGCGCCAGTTTGATCTTGCCGATGCGTCAGCCGGAACCATAAGCACTCTTTTTGACCTGCTTGAAAGCGGAGAATCTGAAGATCTCAATGCCATCGATGGGGGGCAGTGGCTGGTGCCAAGGCTTGAGCGCCGGGTTATTGCGGATTTTCCCCCATGCGGCAAAACGCCAGACACCACAGGCTGGCAGGTTATTGTGGGGGGGCTGGGCGGCATAGGAATGGCCTTGGCTAGGGAGCTGGTTTCCCAGGGTTTTCTGCGCATAGCACTGCTCAGCCGTCGCGCTCCCGGCCAGGAAGAACTGCAAGCCATTGCAGAGATAGAGAAAAGCGGCGCACAGGGTGCAAGTCTTATTTGTGTTCAGGCCGACGTAACGGACTACTCCGCGCTTGAACTGGCAGCTGCCCATCTGGAATCACAGGCCGCAATACGCGCAGTATACCATTGCGCCGTGGTCAAGCGCGTCAGCGGTGCGGATGAACGCGACCCCTGGCCCGCCTTCTGGCAGATTATGGCTCCAAAGGTTCTTGGGGCATGGAATCTCCACCGCCTTTCCGAGGAGCGCAAGCTGACGCTGGACAGGATGGTGTTCTTTTCCTCCTCGGTCAGCATTGCTCCGCCGTACAGCTTACCCCATTACGTTGCCGCCAATACCTATCTGGACGCACTTGCCCTCTGGCGGCGCAATCAGGGCTTGCCCGCGCTTTCCATCAGTTGGGGGGCGTGGAAGGACATCGGCACGGTTTCCGATCCTGCCCAGACCGACCACCTGCGCAACGGCGGGCTATACGGTTTTTCACCCGCTGAAGGTATGGCCCTGCTGAACGCTGTTCTTGGCAGAGATACGGCGCATCTGGGGGTGATGAAGGTCGATTGGTCACGTCTGCTCAGGCAGTACGGGGAGCGCGTTCCTGCCTATTTTTCCCGATTTTGCAGCAGGGGTGCGGCGCAATCGGTCATGCCCTCCGAACATGGCGTCAATACGACCAACCCTGTTGCGGAGCGGTCACACATCCTTTCATCTCTGCGAAGCGCCAGCGGAGAAAACGAACGGCGCTCCATGCTGGAAGCGTGGCTTAAAGAACGTTTTGCCGCACTGCTGAAGACAGGGGCGGAATCCGTTGACCGCACTGCAAGCCTCTTTGATCTTGGTGTGGACTCCCTGATGTTCATAGAGATGACAGATGGGCTTGAGAAAGACCTGGATATCAAGATTTCGCCAAGCAGCCTGCTTCAGAATTTCACGGTTGAAAACATTGCGGCCAAGTTGCTGCCTGACCTGAAACTGGGGAGCAATACCGCAAGTCCGCTTGCAGAGCTGTTTATTCCAGAGCCGCACAAACGGTACGAACCTTTCAGCCTGACGGACGTGCAGCGGGCCTACTGGATTGGCCGCCGTCAGGAAATGGCCTTGGGCAATACCGCCTGCCAGGGATACATCGAATTTGACTGCGAAAATCTTGATGTGGAGCGGCTGCAAAGGGCCTGGCTACGTCTGATAGCCCGGCACGACACCCTGAGAACCGTTATTGGCGAGGACGGCTTGCAGCGCGTGCTTGAACATGCGCCGGATTTCAGTATTGCGGCGCATGACCTGACGGGCCTGACTGACGCTGAGCGGAATGAAGCGCTGGCGGGCATACGCGGCAGGCTTTCGCACAAGGTGCACGATCCCATGCTGTGGCCTCTGTTTGATGTGGAGGTTTCGTTGCTTTCCGGCAGCATGCGGCGTTTGCATGTGCTTATGGACAATGTGGTGATGGATGGCAGGAGCATCAGTATCCTTCTGGCAGAGTGGGCGGCTTTGTACCATAATCCGGATCACCCCCTGCCGCCGGAAGAAATTTCATTCCGTGACTATATTTCCGCGCTTGAACGTTACCGTAAAACAGAAGCCTACCAACAGGCAGAAGCCTACTGGGATGCGGAGGCAAAACTGCTGCCTCCAGCCCCGGAACTGCCGCTGGCAAAACAGCCAGAATGCATAGAAAAACCCAGGTTTGCCAGGCACGACTACCGTATGGCTCCAGACTTGTGGCAAGCTCTCAAAGTTGCCGCAGGGCGGCATGGGGTAACATTTTCTTCTGTGCTGCTTACGGCCTATGCTGATGTTCTGGGCCTTTGGAGCCGGTCTTCCAGTTTGACGGTCAACGCCCCTGTCTTCACCCGTCTGCCGTTCCACCGCGCTGTAAACAATGTGCTTGGCGAGTTTACATCAAGTATACTGGTGCGTTGCGAAACAGGCCGGGGTATGCCCTTTGCCGACAAAGTCAAGGCTGTGCAGCAGCGTGTTTTTGACGGGCTGAAATATTGCCAGGTCAGCGGCGTTGAGGTCATGCGCCGTAAAATACGTGACGGAGCTTCCTCACGGTCAGTGCGGATGCCTGTTGTTTTTACCAGCACCTTTGGCCTCGCAAAAAAGGCGGATACAGGTTTTGCATCGTCCATCGAGGGATTTTCTTCTCTCGGGCGGGAAGTTTTTAATATCAGCCAAACACCACAGGTCTGGATAGACAACCATGTGCATGACCGTGATGGAACGCTGAGCATTTACTGGGATGTGGTGGAAGAACTGTTCCCGGCTGGAATGATAGCCAGCATGTTTGCGGCCTATTGCGGTACGCTTGAACGACTGGCCAAAGACGATGCTGCCTGGATGGCCGATGTTCCCGCAGAGTTCGAGGTGAAGGTTGAGCAGCCTTTGCCGCTGAAGGAAAAAGCGCAATTGCTGCATGCCGGATTTGTTCGCAATGCCGCTCAATATCCTAACCGCACGGCTGTTGTTGATGCAGACAGGGTGATGACCTACGGCGAACTTTTCAGGGAAGCAGTCACGCTGGCGGGGAGGATTGCCGCCCTGATTACTCCAAATAGTCACGAAATTCCTCTCGTGGCCGTGGCCTTGCCAAGAGGGCATCAGCAGGCAGTGGCGGTGCTGGCCGTGCTTTTTGCCGGTGCGGCCTATGTTCCCATTGACCCCGATTGGCCGTTGCCGCGCCGTAAGGCCGTGCTTGACGAAGCAAGGCCCGCTTGCGTCGTGTCCTTGATGGGCGAGGATGAGGCAAACTGGAATAGCCTGCCCCTTTGCCCCGTTCTTGATCTCGTTGCGGAAAATTGCGGCCAACCCATGGCGCTGGATGCGCTGTTGCGCACGGATCCCGGCTCGCTGGCATACGTCATATTTACATCGGGCACCACGGGAGTGCCCAAGGGCGTCATGATGAGCCATGCTGCCGCCATGGTGACCATTGATGAAATCAACAGGCGGTTTTGCGTCACGGAGCGCGACCGGGTGCTTGCCCTGTCGGCACTGACCTTTGACCTCTCCGTGTACGATTTCTTTGGTATATGGGCTGCTGGCGGGGGAGTTGTCATGCTCCGTGAATCCACCATCCGCCGTCCGGATGTATGGCGGGCGCTCATGGAACAGCACGGTGTCACTGTATGGAATTCCGTACCCATGTTCTGGCAGATGCTGCTTGAATCTGGCGAAATACCCCAAACACCACCGAGATTGGCCTTTTTGAGCGGCGACAACATCCCTGTGAGCCTGCCTGCCGAAAGCGCGAAGCAGTTTCCGACAACGCATATGGTGAGCCTGGGAGGAGCCACAGAGGCTGGCATCTGGTCAATCTGCCACGAAATGGCTCCAGACGATCCGCAGCCGGGCTGGCAGAGCATCCCATACGGCAAGGCCCTTGCCGGGCAGAGTTTTCAGGTGCGGCATGAGGATATGCGTATATGCCCGGAACATGTGGCTGGGGAACTGTATATCGGCGGCGCAGCGCTGGCCCTTGGGTATCTGCATAATCCGGAGCTCACAGCCGCGCGGTTCGTCCATTCGCCGTCAGGCGGAGAGCGGCTCTATAAAACAGGCGATATGGGCGTCAGGCATGCCGATGGAGCTATCGAGTTTCTTGGCCGTCTGGACACGCAGGTTAAAGTGGGCGGATTCCGCATAGAACTTGGCGATGTGGAGGCCGCTCTGGCCACCCTGCCGGATGTGGCGCTCTGCGCGGCTGTGCTGGCAGGGGCAGGGCAACTGGCAGCTTTTGTGGTTCCAGCCAATACGTCCAGCGCACCAACTGCGGAGGTTCTGCAAAAGGCGCTTGGGGAAACACTTCCCCGGTACATGGTGCCCGCGCTTATCAGGGTTGTTGATCGAATGCCCCTCACCTCCAATGGAAAAATAGACCGGCGCGCGCTTGCTGAACTCGCCGGGCAGGCGGTTGCCCGTGCGCAGGGCGCCGTACCTTATTCAACTTCCTCGTATTCTTCTTCCGAGGCAATGCTCTGCGATGTCTGGCGAGAGGTGCTGGGCGTGCCAGTTGCCCCTGCGGACAATGTTTTTGCCCTGGGCGCGGATTCTCTTGGCGCGGTAAGAGCCGAGGCGCTCGTCAAAAAAAGGTACGGTCTGAAACTGCCTTTGCAGACAGTGTTTGATCACCCCGTGGTGAACGAAATGGCCAATTGTCTGGACGAGCGTTTGTTGCCGGATGTGGGCACTCTGCGCTCGTCAGCATCTTCAGAAGTGCTGTTCTGCCTCGGCGATGCGGTGACGGATGGAAGCAGTTTCCATGATCTTGCACGCTACTGGCCTCTGGGAAGCGTGAAAACAGTATCCGTGATGCCCATGAAAAGTGACACCCTTGAAACAGCTGTTGCGCGGTTGTGCCGCCATATCTCACTTGCACAACCGCAAGGCCCGCTCCGGGTGGCGGGGTATTGCGCAGGGGGCCTGCTTGCCTGGCTGGTGGCGGAACACCTGCAGGAAATGGGGCGCGTGGTGGACAGGCTTGTTTTGATTGACTGCATGCCCCTTCCGCCCGGCATCCACAACAATACTTCAATGTTGGAAGGAATTGTGCTGGGTATGGCCGGACATTCCTCGCCTGAACTGCTGGAAAACCTTGGCGGCCTGTGCGCCTTGCTTGAGGGCGCGGAGTATAAAAAAACCGCCGTGCCCAGCGCCTTTGTGGAAAGTCAGGAAATAGTGGGGCAGGGGCAGGGTTTTGAGTTCTGGCGTAACAGGGCAGGCCTGCTCCACAAAATTCCCTCACCCGGAACACACGCCGACTGCCTGAAGCGCAAACAGCTTCTGGTGTGGCTTGGAGAATTTGTCGACTGGTTTGAAACAGCGGGGGAGGCGCAGCATGTCTGA